In one Brevibacillus composti genomic region, the following are encoded:
- a CDS encoding thiamine pyrophosphate-dependent dehydrogenase E1 component subunit alpha, with protein MTSKRHEEVGLTDAQVLDMYYYMLLARKIDERQWLLNRAGKVPFVISCQGQEAAQVGAAFALEVGKDYLCPYYRDLGLVLVFGQTARDCMLSAFAKAEDPNSGGRQMPGHFGGKKWNILTGSSPVTTQVPHAVGIALAGKMQNKDHVVYASFGEGSSNQGDFHEGANFAGVHKLPVIFFCENNKYAISVPLKKQLACESVADRAIGYGFPGISVDGNDPIEVYRVMKEAVERARSGQGPTLIEAVMYRLVPHSSDDDDRTYRSREEVEEAKKKDPILLFGNYLKEVGLLDDAKEQEYLARVQNEVDEATEYAEQAPYPTPESTLTHVYGE; from the coding sequence ATGACAAGCAAACGGCATGAAGAAGTAGGCTTGACGGACGCACAGGTACTCGACATGTATTATTACATGCTGCTGGCGCGCAAAATTGACGAGCGCCAATGGCTGTTGAATCGGGCGGGCAAAGTGCCGTTCGTCATCTCCTGCCAGGGACAGGAGGCGGCACAAGTAGGCGCAGCCTTTGCTCTGGAAGTAGGGAAAGATTATCTCTGTCCCTATTACCGCGACCTCGGCCTGGTGCTGGTGTTTGGCCAGACCGCTCGCGACTGCATGCTCTCTGCATTTGCGAAGGCAGAGGACCCGAACAGCGGCGGCAGGCAGATGCCCGGTCATTTCGGCGGGAAAAAGTGGAACATCCTGACTGGTTCCAGTCCCGTTACCACCCAGGTGCCCCATGCTGTAGGCATTGCGCTGGCTGGCAAGATGCAGAACAAGGACCACGTCGTGTACGCATCCTTCGGGGAAGGGTCCAGCAATCAGGGCGACTTCCACGAGGGCGCCAACTTTGCCGGCGTGCATAAGCTGCCCGTCATCTTTTTCTGTGAAAACAACAAATACGCCATCTCTGTGCCGCTGAAAAAGCAGCTGGCCTGCGAAAGCGTCGCAGACCGTGCAATCGGTTACGGATTTCCCGGGATCAGCGTGGATGGCAATGATCCGATCGAGGTGTACCGCGTGATGAAGGAAGCGGTGGAGCGGGCCCGCTCCGGTCAAGGTCCTACGCTGATCGAGGCGGTGATGTACCGGTTGGTTCCCCACTCCAGCGACGACGATGACCGCACGTACCGTTCCCGCGAAGAAGTAGAGGAAGCCAAGAAAAAGGATCCGATTCTGTTATTTGGCAACTATCTGAAAGAGGTCGGTCTCCTCGATGACGCCAAGGAACAGGAGTACCTGGCCCGCGTCCAAAACGAGGTGGATGAGGCGACGGAGTACGCCGAGCAGGCGCCTTATCCGACACCAGAATCTACGCTGACCCACGTTTACGGGGAATAG
- the lpdA gene encoding dihydrolipoyl dehydrogenase, whose protein sequence is MSQEFDLVVLGGGTGGYVAAIRASQLGMKVAVVEKAKMGGTCLHRGCIPSKALLRSAEVFATLKEGDKYGVTAENIGLDFSKVQSRKDGIVDQLHKGIHYLMKKGNITVIEGFGRVMGPSIFSPQAGAVRVETPSGEQEMLVPRFLLLATGSRPRTLPGLAIDGEYVMTSDEALQLEQLPASVIIVGGGVIGIEWASMLSDFGVSVTVVEYADRILPTEDEEISKEMARLLKKRKISIVTGAKVLPETWEKADGKVTIQAETSSGVQSYTAEKLLVSVGRQANVENLGLEATEIRVEQGVIRVNQYYQTAESHIYAIGDVIGGLQLAHVASHEGILAVEHMAGLPVEPLDYNKVPKCIYGRPEIAGVGLTEAEARRQGFDVKVGKFSFKPLGKALVYGENDGFVKIVADAKTNDLLGVHMIGPHVTDMISEAGLAKVLDATPWEIGQTIHPHPTLSEAIMEAALAVDGKAIHS, encoded by the coding sequence ATGTCGCAGGAATTTGATCTCGTCGTATTGGGAGGAGGGACAGGCGGCTATGTCGCCGCAATCCGTGCTTCGCAACTGGGAATGAAGGTAGCCGTCGTCGAAAAAGCAAAGATGGGCGGCACCTGCCTGCATCGGGGATGCATTCCTTCCAAGGCGCTTCTCCGCAGCGCGGAGGTGTTTGCCACGCTCAAAGAGGGGGACAAGTACGGCGTAACCGCCGAAAACATCGGCCTTGACTTCTCCAAAGTGCAGTCGCGAAAAGATGGCATCGTGGATCAGTTGCATAAAGGGATCCACTACCTGATGAAAAAAGGCAATATTACCGTAATCGAAGGGTTTGGCCGGGTGATGGGGCCCTCCATTTTCTCTCCGCAGGCGGGAGCCGTGCGCGTCGAGACGCCGAGCGGCGAACAGGAGATGCTGGTGCCTCGCTTCCTTCTCCTCGCTACCGGATCGAGACCGCGCACCCTGCCGGGCCTTGCGATCGATGGCGAGTACGTCATGACGAGCGATGAGGCGCTCCAGCTGGAGCAGCTGCCCGCTTCGGTGATCATCGTCGGCGGTGGGGTCATCGGCATCGAGTGGGCATCGATGCTCAGCGACTTCGGTGTTTCGGTTACCGTCGTGGAGTACGCGGACCGAATTCTGCCGACTGAGGATGAAGAGATCAGCAAGGAGATGGCTCGTTTACTGAAAAAACGGAAGATATCCATCGTGACCGGAGCCAAGGTACTGCCCGAAACATGGGAAAAGGCTGACGGAAAAGTGACCATTCAGGCCGAGACCTCCAGCGGCGTGCAAAGCTACACAGCCGAAAAGCTGCTCGTCTCCGTCGGCCGTCAGGCGAACGTGGAAAACCTCGGTCTGGAAGCGACAGAGATTCGCGTGGAGCAGGGCGTCATCCGCGTCAATCAATACTATCAGACTGCCGAATCCCACATCTACGCGATCGGGGATGTGATCGGCGGCCTCCAGCTCGCCCACGTCGCCTCCCACGAAGGAATTCTCGCTGTCGAGCACATGGCCGGTCTGCCGGTAGAGCCGCTGGACTACAACAAGGTGCCGAAGTGCATATACGGCCGCCCCGAGATCGCCGGTGTCGGGCTGACGGAGGCGGAGGCACGCAGGCAAGGCTTTGACGTAAAAGTGGGCAAATTCAGTTTCAAGCCGCTCGGCAAAGCGCTGGTTTACGGCGAAAACGACGGCTTTGTCAAAATCGTGGCCGACGCGAAGACAAACGATCTTTTGGGCGTCCACATGATCGGTCCGCATGTGACAGACATGATCTCGGAAGCGGGTCTGGCAAAAGTCCTGGACGCGACGCCGTGGGAGATCGGCCAGACGATCCACCCCCATCCGACTTTGTCGGAGGCGATCATGGAAGCGGCTTTGGCTGTAGACGGAAAAGCGATACACAGCTAG
- a CDS encoding Glu/Leu/Phe/Val dehydrogenase — translation MNIFEYMQNYDYEQLVFCQDENSGLKAIICIHDTTLGPALGGTRMWPYKTEEEAIVDVLRLARGMTYKNAGAGLNIGGGKAVIIGDPRKDKSEELFRAFGRYIQGLNGRYITAEDVGTTVADMDMIHLETDYVTGVSPAFGSSGNPSPVTAYGVYRGMKAAAKLAYGSDDLSGRVVAVQGVGNVAYNLCRHLHEEGAHLIVTDINEENVNRAVNDFGAKAVSVDEIFGVECDIFSPCALGAIINDDTIPLLKAKVIAGAANNQLKEERHGDKIHEMGLIYAPDYIINAGGVINVADELQGYNRERALKKVETIYDNILKVFEIAERDGVPSYKAADRMAEERIASVARSRSTFLQNGKSVLNR, via the coding sequence ATGAACATCTTTGAGTACATGCAAAATTACGATTACGAGCAGCTTGTATTTTGCCAGGACGAGAATTCGGGACTAAAAGCGATCATCTGCATACATGACACGACATTGGGACCTGCTTTGGGCGGGACCCGCATGTGGCCGTACAAAACCGAGGAAGAAGCCATCGTGGACGTGCTTCGTCTGGCTCGCGGCATGACCTATAAAAACGCCGGCGCCGGGCTGAACATCGGCGGAGGCAAAGCCGTCATTATCGGTGATCCGCGCAAAGACAAGAGCGAGGAGCTGTTCCGCGCATTTGGCCGCTACATTCAAGGGCTGAACGGACGCTACATCACGGCAGAGGACGTTGGCACTACCGTGGCTGACATGGATATGATTCATCTGGAAACCGACTATGTGACCGGTGTCTCCCCGGCGTTTGGCTCCAGCGGCAATCCCTCGCCGGTAACCGCCTACGGCGTGTACAGAGGGATGAAGGCAGCGGCGAAGCTGGCTTACGGCAGCGATGACCTGTCCGGCCGCGTGGTCGCCGTCCAGGGTGTGGGCAATGTGGCTTACAATCTCTGCCGCCATCTGCATGAAGAGGGAGCGCATCTGATCGTCACCGATATCAATGAAGAAAACGTCAATCGCGCCGTCAATGATTTCGGTGCCAAAGCCGTAAGCGTCGATGAGATCTTCGGCGTGGAATGCGACATTTTCTCGCCTTGCGCGCTGGGCGCCATCATCAACGACGACACCATCCCGCTGCTGAAGGCAAAAGTGATCGCCGGTGCGGCCAACAATCAATTGAAAGAAGAAAGACATGGCGATAAAATTCATGAGATGGGCCTCATCTACGCGCCCGATTACATCATCAACGCAGGCGGCGTCATCAACGTAGCGGATGAGCTGCAAGGCTACAATCGCGAGCGCGCGCTGAAAAAGGTAGAGACGATTTACGACAACATTCTGAAGGTGTTTGAAATCGCCGAACGCGATGGCGTTCCTTCCTATAAAGCGGCAGACCGCATGGCGGAAGAGCGGATCGCCAGCGTGGCCCGCTCCCGCAGCACCTTTTTGCAAAACGGCAAGTCGGTATTGAACCGCTAG
- a CDS encoding sigma 54-interacting transcriptional regulator produces MHKLLIVGAGKGGTTLLQMLSHMERMNIVAVIDAREDAPGIRLARSLGIEVGTDFRPYLSSDIDVILEATGDPAAYEEILRLKQEKTVLIPGTFTAIIMKLIRERDELIAALTQNHREREIMLNSTHDAIIAVNRQGIITLFNKAAERLMGIGAEEVLGTPVAERIPNTRLHIVLETGQPELNQEQILPNQTRIITNRVPVRDEHGEVAGVVAIFRDITDIMALAEEVTDLKELKSMLQAIIDSSDEAISVVDAKGNGLLINPAYTRITGLTREDVIGKPATVDISEGDSMHMQVLQTKKPVRGVHMKLGSKRKDVVVNVAPVMVDGELKGSVGVIHDVTEIKRLTEELEKAHRIIRKLEAKYSFADIIGFSDPMKAALEQAQSAAQTPATVLLRGESGTGKELFAHAIHNASSRRYKQFVRVNCAAISESLLESELFGYEEGAFTGAKRGGKRGLFEEASGGTIFLDEIGELSMSMQVKLLRVLQEREVVRVGGTKPVEIDVRVIAATHVNLESAIQSGRFREDLYYRLHVVPIYIPPLRQRLEDIHPLALHLIRKYNQEYGRNVEGIAEGTLQLLYAYDWPGNVRELENVLGRAMILKRLSERVIQPEDLPPLERKSSRMASLPSETPSAGAGKTLKEAMDEAERVHILRELAAVKGNRTLAAKRLGISIRSLYYKLDKYGLSDEQS; encoded by the coding sequence ATGCACAAGCTGCTCATCGTCGGAGCGGGCAAGGGAGGGACGACGCTCCTGCAAATGCTCAGCCATATGGAGCGAATGAACATCGTCGCCGTCATCGATGCGCGCGAGGACGCGCCCGGTATACGCTTGGCCCGTTCCCTCGGCATTGAAGTGGGGACCGATTTTCGCCCGTATCTGTCGTCCGATATTGACGTGATTCTGGAGGCCACCGGAGATCCAGCCGCCTATGAAGAAATTCTCCGCTTGAAACAGGAGAAAACGGTGCTGATCCCGGGTACGTTTACAGCGATTATCATGAAGCTGATTCGCGAGCGGGATGAGCTGATCGCCGCGTTGACGCAAAACCACCGCGAGCGGGAAATCATGCTCAATTCCACGCATGACGCGATTATCGCGGTGAACAGGCAGGGCATAATTACCCTGTTCAACAAAGCCGCCGAGCGGCTGATGGGCATCGGGGCAGAAGAAGTGTTGGGCACGCCCGTCGCGGAGCGAATACCCAATACACGTTTACATATTGTATTAGAGACAGGACAGCCAGAGCTGAACCAGGAGCAAATCCTGCCGAACCAGACGCGCATCATCACCAACCGGGTGCCGGTGAGGGACGAGCACGGGGAAGTGGCAGGCGTCGTGGCGATTTTCCGCGATATTACCGACATCATGGCGCTGGCAGAGGAAGTGACGGATCTCAAGGAACTGAAAAGCATGCTGCAGGCGATCATCGACTCCTCCGATGAAGCGATCTCCGTCGTCGATGCCAAGGGAAACGGACTTTTGATCAACCCGGCCTATACGAGGATCACCGGCCTGACCCGCGAAGACGTCATTGGAAAGCCGGCGACGGTGGACATCTCGGAGGGGGACAGCATGCACATGCAGGTCCTGCAGACCAAAAAGCCGGTGCGCGGCGTACATATGAAGCTAGGCTCCAAAAGAAAAGACGTCGTTGTCAATGTGGCTCCTGTCATGGTAGACGGGGAGTTGAAGGGCAGCGTCGGAGTGATCCACGACGTGACCGAGATCAAGCGGCTGACCGAAGAACTGGAAAAAGCCCATCGCATCATCCGCAAGCTGGAGGCGAAATACAGCTTCGCGGACATTATCGGCTTCAGCGATCCGATGAAGGCTGCCCTCGAACAAGCACAGAGCGCGGCCCAGACGCCGGCGACCGTCCTCTTGCGCGGGGAGTCGGGGACGGGCAAGGAGCTGTTTGCCCACGCGATCCACAATGCCAGCAGCCGCCGCTACAAGCAGTTCGTCCGCGTCAATTGCGCCGCCATCTCCGAAAGCCTGCTGGAGAGCGAACTGTTCGGCTACGAGGAAGGAGCGTTTACCGGAGCCAAGCGCGGCGGAAAGCGCGGCTTGTTTGAGGAAGCCAGCGGCGGGACGATTTTTCTCGACGAGATCGGCGAGCTGTCGATGAGCATGCAGGTAAAGCTCCTGCGGGTGCTGCAGGAGCGGGAAGTCGTGCGCGTCGGCGGAACGAAGCCGGTGGAGATCGACGTCCGGGTGATCGCCGCCACACATGTCAATCTGGAATCGGCGATCCAGTCCGGGCGGTTTCGCGAAGACCTCTACTACCGGCTTCACGTCGTGCCGATCTATATCCCGCCGCTCCGCCAGCGCCTGGAAGACATTCACCCGCTGGCGCTGCACCTGATACGCAAATACAACCAGGAGTACGGCAGAAATGTGGAAGGCATCGCGGAGGGTACGCTCCAGCTGCTCTACGCCTACGATTGGCCGGGCAATGTGCGCGAGCTGGAGAATGTGCTGGGACGGGCGATGATCCTGAAGCGCTTGTCGGAGCGGGTGATCCAGCCGGAGGATTTGCCCCCGCTGGAACGAAAAAGCAGCCGGATGGCTTCGCTGCCCTCAGAGACGCCGTCGGCAGGCGCCGGGAAGACGCTGAAAGAAGCGATGGACGAAGCAGAGAGGGTTCATATTTTGCGCGAACTGGCGGCCGTCAAGGGAAATCGGACATTGGCGGCGAAGCGCTTGGGAATCTCGATTCGCAGCTTGTACTACAAGCTGGACAAGTACGGCCTTTCGGACGAGCAATCCTAA
- a CDS encoding DUF2627 domain-containing protein — protein MERGETPLIGQKLVALMIMVIPALIAMYGIKLIRDAFFYSIGPETPFLWGKLLFGILLFIVPVLFIAGFILHHDRKRNRVQPRFMKREPEEE, from the coding sequence ATGGAAAGGGGAGAAACACCCTTGATCGGTCAGAAACTGGTTGCCCTGATGATCATGGTGATTCCGGCGCTGATCGCGATGTATGGAATCAAGCTGATCCGAGACGCCTTTTTCTATTCCATCGGGCCTGAGACTCCATTTCTCTGGGGGAAACTGCTCTTCGGCATTTTGCTGTTTATCGTGCCGGTACTCTTTATCGCCGGGTTCATCCTGCATCACGACCGCAAAAGAAACCGTGTCCAGCCCCGTTTTATGAAGCGCGAGCCTGAAGAGGAATAG
- a CDS encoding UDP-N-acetylmuramyl pentapeptide phosphotransferase, with protein sequence MEPKLMGVWVLGVAGPFLFHRCFFHRFLEKMYNAQIVRANYRGEQVVTAGGLLLAASAALVQCVLLGFGYASRWSGEVLGLGLLLLTGSLSLAVFGWVDDRSSDKQPKGFRGHVGTLLSERRLTSGMWKVLGGGGTALIISSQLQPDVPGMIVGAGLLALSSNLLNLFDVRPGRALKVFWMLVAVPAVSLIVGAAPAGLWHWLLPVITATLLLFPHDAKARLMLGDTGANYLGFVAGFALVVSLSFSWQIVVLLLFAGLHLLSEFVSFSRLIARVGWLNRLDEWGRPMEGK encoded by the coding sequence GTGGAACCGAAATTGATGGGCGTTTGGGTCCTGGGAGTGGCAGGGCCTTTTCTGTTTCATCGCTGCTTTTTTCACCGATTTTTGGAAAAAATGTATAATGCGCAGATCGTTCGCGCCAATTACCGGGGAGAGCAGGTGGTGACGGCTGGAGGCTTGCTGCTGGCCGCCTCTGCAGCGCTTGTCCAGTGCGTGCTGCTGGGCTTCGGATATGCGTCCCGGTGGAGCGGCGAGGTGCTGGGGCTTGGGCTGCTTTTGCTGACGGGCTCGCTTTCCCTGGCTGTCTTCGGCTGGGTGGACGATCGCTCTTCGGACAAGCAGCCCAAAGGCTTTCGCGGACATGTAGGAACGCTCCTCAGCGAGCGCAGACTGACGAGCGGCATGTGGAAAGTGCTCGGGGGCGGGGGAACTGCGCTGATCATCAGCAGCCAGCTTCAGCCGGATGTGCCGGGCATGATCGTCGGGGCGGGCCTCCTGGCGCTCTCGTCCAATCTGCTGAACCTCTTTGACGTCAGGCCGGGTCGGGCGCTGAAAGTATTCTGGATGCTGGTTGCCGTCCCGGCGGTGAGCCTGATCGTCGGGGCGGCTCCTGCCGGCCTCTGGCACTGGCTGCTGCCCGTCATCACGGCCACGCTGCTTCTCTTTCCCCATGACGCCAAGGCCCGCCTGATGCTGGGGGATACCGGCGCCAATTACCTCGGGTTCGTCGCCGGCTTTGCCCTCGTCGTCTCGCTGTCGTTTTCTTGGCAGATTGTCGTGCTGCTGCTCTTTGCAGGTCTTCACCTCTTGTCCGAGTTCGTCTCCTTCTCGCGGCTGATCGCGCGCGTGGGCTGGCTGAACCGCTTGGACGAGTGGGGCAGGCCGATGGAGGGCAAATAA
- a CDS encoding glycosyltransferase family 2 protein, giving the protein MKKVSVIIPAYNEADWIVPTLQAVRERLVCDELIVVDDGSSDQTAALAAKYADQVLQHPVNRGKGEALQTGWRHSSGEVLLFLDGDLRESAGLADALLSPVLNEAYDMAIAVLPPPPRKVGLGLAKGLAKQGIRALTGFAPEAPLSGQRALTRKLLERIGRLEPDFGIEVGLTIEALRAGGRLIEVPVPFTHRHTGNDLSGYRHRGKELLAIGRALGRKWWEGAQWNRN; this is encoded by the coding sequence GTGAAAAAAGTTAGTGTCATCATCCCCGCTTACAATGAGGCTGACTGGATCGTGCCGACGCTACAGGCTGTGCGGGAGAGGCTCGTCTGCGATGAGTTGATCGTCGTGGATGACGGCAGCAGTGACCAGACGGCAGCACTGGCCGCGAAGTACGCAGACCAGGTCCTGCAGCATCCGGTGAACCGCGGGAAGGGAGAGGCCTTGCAGACCGGCTGGCGCCATTCCAGCGGCGAAGTGCTTCTGTTCCTCGACGGGGATCTCCGGGAGAGCGCGGGCCTGGCAGACGCCCTGCTGTCTCCCGTGCTGAATGAAGCGTATGACATGGCGATCGCCGTCTTGCCGCCGCCGCCGCGCAAGGTGGGCCTCGGTTTGGCAAAAGGGCTGGCAAAGCAAGGGATTCGCGCATTGACCGGCTTTGCCCCTGAGGCTCCCTTATCCGGCCAGAGGGCGCTGACCCGGAAACTGTTGGAGCGGATCGGCCGCCTGGAGCCGGACTTCGGCATCGAGGTGGGCCTCACCATCGAAGCGCTGCGGGCAGGCGGCCGCCTGATCGAAGTCCCGGTCCCCTTTACGCATCGGCATACGGGAAATGACCTGTCCGGCTACAGGCACCGCGGCAAAGAACTCTTGGCGATCGGCCGGGCGCTGGGCAGAAAATGGTGGGAGGGAGCACAGTGGAACCGAAATTGA
- a CDS encoding copper transporter gives MIPFRHHLISLAAVFLSLGIGILLGGMTGQSWFSFNEQEWLSQMEKRYHQALKSNQELKQQINRLLAEMEKNNTEAAHLMAVRYADAMQGKRIYVWHEAEAPVAPLRKLLERTGLELVPYKGGGTAIDGPLLAFGGARPAWLDELPEEVRWLHLDQLPQTFSQQWELLDRLQKMLTEMKTEREKS, from the coding sequence ATGATTCCATTTCGTCACCATCTGATTTCGCTGGCAGCAGTTTTTCTCAGTCTGGGTATCGGGATCCTGCTCGGCGGCATGACAGGACAATCGTGGTTTTCTTTTAATGAACAAGAATGGCTCAGCCAGATGGAGAAAAGGTATCACCAGGCGCTTAAAAGCAATCAGGAGCTCAAGCAGCAAATCAACCGCCTGCTTGCGGAGATGGAGAAAAACAACACCGAAGCGGCCCATCTGATGGCCGTACGCTATGCCGATGCGATGCAGGGCAAGAGAATATACGTCTGGCACGAGGCGGAGGCGCCCGTCGCTCCGCTGCGCAAGCTGCTGGAGCGGACAGGCCTGGAGCTTGTCCCCTACAAGGGGGGCGGCACGGCAATCGACGGTCCGCTTCTCGCTTTTGGCGGGGCCAGACCGGCCTGGTTGGATGAGCTGCCGGAGGAGGTGCGCTGGCTGCATCTGGACCAGCTGCCGCAAACCTTTTCACAGCAATGGGAGCTCTTGGATCGGTTGCAAAAAATGCTGACGGAGATGAAAACAGAGCGTGAAAAAAGTTAG
- the steA gene encoding putative cytokinetic ring protein SteA, whose amino-acid sequence MGKEAWPCSLSYIAKIAADRKTKNLCARLQPFQVAVLDHADMDEMAALSLLQASVRAVINLSPFMTGTYPAEGAKRLLEAGIPLYECTERDAGLIDEVDGKLGIVRKNELWIQSEQGWKRRAGLLRVSAKEIGRRWQEATERLDEVLSAFIDNTLTYASAEKEWFLRPLEKPQLLTRMADRHVVVVVRGKHYREDLRMLSTYIRDYRPVLIAVDGGADALLENGYLPDLIVGDMDSISDQALCSGAEVIVHAFPDGRAPGRERVEKLGVRYQLLAAPGTSEDIAMLLAYEEKAKLIVTIGTHSTMIDFLEKGRKGMASTLLVRTKIGSRLIDAKGVSQLYKPRWSWNWTGWLLAATLVPILAALSVHPVARHAMQLWWMQWSNWAY is encoded by the coding sequence GTGGGCAAAGAGGCTTGGCCTTGCAGTTTATCGTACATCGCAAAAATCGCGGCAGACCGGAAGACAAAAAATCTGTGCGCGCGTCTTCAACCGTTTCAGGTCGCGGTCTTGGATCATGCGGACATGGATGAAATGGCTGCCCTGTCGCTCTTGCAGGCAAGTGTGAGAGCGGTGATAAACTTATCCCCCTTTATGACCGGCACCTATCCCGCCGAAGGAGCCAAACGGCTTCTGGAGGCGGGAATCCCTCTGTACGAGTGCACCGAAAGAGATGCGGGCCTGATTGATGAGGTGGACGGCAAGCTGGGCATCGTCCGAAAAAATGAGCTCTGGATCCAATCGGAGCAAGGATGGAAGCGGCGGGCCGGCTTGCTTCGGGTGAGCGCCAAGGAGATCGGCAGGCGCTGGCAAGAGGCGACCGAGCGGCTTGACGAGGTGCTGTCCGCTTTCATCGACAATACACTGACCTACGCCAGTGCTGAGAAGGAGTGGTTCCTGCGCCCCCTGGAAAAGCCGCAGCTGCTCACGCGGATGGCGGACCGCCATGTCGTGGTGGTCGTCAGAGGGAAGCATTATCGCGAGGATTTGCGCATGCTCTCCACGTACATACGTGATTATCGGCCCGTCCTGATCGCTGTGGACGGCGGGGCGGACGCCCTCTTGGAAAACGGCTACCTGCCTGATCTGATCGTAGGCGATATGGACAGCATCTCCGATCAGGCCCTATGCAGCGGGGCCGAAGTGATTGTGCATGCTTTTCCCGATGGCCGCGCGCCCGGGCGCGAACGCGTCGAAAAGCTGGGAGTCCGTTATCAGCTGTTGGCCGCGCCCGGCACTAGCGAGGATATCGCCATGCTGCTCGCTTACGAGGAAAAGGCAAAACTGATCGTGACGATCGGGACGCACTCCACGATGATTGATTTTCTCGAAAAAGGTAGGAAAGGGATGGCCAGCACGCTGCTGGTCAGGACCAAGATCGGCTCCAGACTGATTGATGCCAAAGGCGTGAGCCAGCTGTACAAGCCGCGCTGGTCCTGGAATTGGACGGGCTGGTTGCTCGCTGCCACGCTGGTCCCGATTCTCGCCGCCCTCTCCGTTCATCCGGTGGCTCGCCATGCGATGCAGCTGTGGTGGATGCAATGGAGCAACTGGGCCTATTAG
- a CDS encoding DUF2759 family protein — protein sequence MKMNLFDFLMFVFTFLIALGVIRSIRVKNKFAIAFGLVSLAVFLFADGLIIYYATKGV from the coding sequence ATGAAAATGAATCTGTTTGATTTTCTCATGTTCGTCTTCACTTTTCTGATCGCACTCGGCGTTATCCGTTCCATTCGCGTCAAAAACAAATTCGCCATTGCATTTGGCTTGGTGTCTTTGGCTGTATTCCTGTTTGCAGATGGCTTGATCATCTACTACGCAACCAAAGGTGTATAA
- a CDS encoding class I SAM-dependent methyltransferase, whose translation MGIDFHSYDNRRSYASRKADADWLSAIRELVNPAGLTVVDAGCGGGIYTEAWAELGARRVIGVDFSEAMLAMARENTSHREEIVYVCADATQTGLPAESADLVFARALVHHLQSPQDFLAEAYRLLVPGGICLVQNRTMEDVSLPGSPDHLRGYFFEAFPRLLHVEENRRPREKELRTQMEQTGFGQVRTVRLWEVRKTYAAWEELEADLLSRTGRSLLHELSDAELRELTAYVKESGRRAADPRAGPLDSLDGRKRERGRIVKSSVTIPDSTCIPLGYSI comes from the coding sequence ATGGGTATCGACTTTCATTCCTATGACAATCGGCGTTCCTACGCCTCCCGCAAGGCGGATGCCGACTGGCTGTCCGCGATCCGGGAACTGGTAAATCCGGCGGGATTGACCGTCGTCGACGCCGGCTGCGGCGGAGGTATCTACACAGAGGCGTGGGCAGAGCTGGGCGCAAGGCGTGTCATCGGCGTCGATTTTTCCGAGGCGATGCTGGCGATGGCGCGGGAAAACACGTCCCATCGCGAGGAGATCGTCTATGTCTGTGCAGATGCCACGCAGACAGGACTGCCCGCGGAGAGCGCCGACCTCGTATTTGCCCGTGCGCTGGTTCATCATTTGCAAAGCCCGCAGGACTTTCTGGCGGAGGCGTATCGTCTGCTCGTCCCCGGAGGCATCTGCCTCGTGCAAAACAGAACGATGGAGGATGTGTCGCTGCCCGGCTCTCCAGATCACCTGCGCGGGTATTTCTTCGAAGCGTTCCCGCGCCTCTTGCACGTCGAGGAAAATAGACGGCCGCGAGAAAAAGAGCTGCGGACACAGATGGAACAAACGGGCTTTGGCCAGGTCCGGACGGTGCGGCTGTGGGAGGTCCGAAAAACCTATGCCGCCTGGGAGGAACTGGAGGCCGATTTGCTCAGCCGCACGGGACGGTCGCTGCTCCATGAGCTGAGCGATGCCGAACTTAGGGAGCTCACCGCTTACGTGAAAGAGAGTGGACGGCGGGCAGCCGATCCGCGAGCAGGACCGCTGGACTCTTTGGATGGGCGTAAAAGGGAACGTGGCAGAATTGTGAAATCGTCTGTCACAATTCCTGATTCGACTTGTATCCCTCTGGGGTATTCTATATAA
- a CDS encoding VOC family protein: protein MMHAWMGLDHVQLAAPVGCEEEARRFFSGILGMTEVPKPEALRKRGGVWFQCGPQTIHIGVEEPFAPARKAHPAFLVRGIGALKKRLADAGVTVKEGEEIPGVVRFFTEDPFGNRLEFMEVL, encoded by the coding sequence ATGATGCATGCATGGATGGGACTTGACCACGTACAATTGGCCGCGCCAGTAGGCTGCGAGGAGGAAGCCCGCCGCTTTTTCAGCGGAATATTGGGCATGACGGAAGTGCCCAAGCCGGAAGCGCTGCGAAAGCGCGGCGGTGTGTGGTTCCAATGCGGACCGCAAACGATTCACATCGGCGTGGAAGAGCCGTTTGCGCCCGCGAGAAAGGCGCATCCGGCCTTTCTCGTACGAGGAATCGGCGCGTTGAAGAAGCGTTTGGCCGATGCGGGCGTGACTGTGAAAGAAGGGGAGGAGATACCGGGCGTGGTTCGCTTCTTTACCGAGGACCCCTTTGGCAATCGGCTGGAGTTCATGGAGGTGCTCTGA